One Microbacterium sp. zg-B96 genomic region harbors:
- a CDS encoding DEAD/DEAH box helicase family protein, whose translation MGNFDFVRDRWPKVWDAASRAESYLRSDPRASATYARRAGEMFTEWIYAAKALPRPYDGSFANLTAQQPFRDAVGANVDGSLRLVRQIGNDAVHKEQEMPLGRARGSLEQLHPICRWLDHCYGDAGAGTPAPFDFALVPPAPATVIRQTRADLERAQVEFEDARRALAEERERNGALKHELQELREAAEAAKAENARANAELGIPDPTLATEAETRRDLIDLHPNEAGWALTDPRAREWPVQGIPSPSGGGKVDYVLWGDNGKPLAVVEAKRTTKSAKEGRLQAEIYADALERDFGQRPLIYFTNGYETWLWDDRRYPPRRVAGYMTKDQLALAIQRRQSLKPLATATIDRTIVERPYQLRAIRAVTEAFEKERRRALLVMATGTGKTRTVIALIDVLQKANWVKRVLFLADRTALVNQAVRAFKSHLPDSAPVNLVTDRDSEGRVFVSTYQTVMGLIDAGQDALRRFGPGYFDMIVVDEAHRSIYNRYGEIFDYFDALVVGLTATPRADVDHNTYRLFELDDGVPTDAFELDDAIAGGYLVPPVARPVDLGFMTRGIRYADLSDAERERWDELEWQDGEIPDAIDAAAMNRWLFNEDTVDKVLEVLVSEGRRVAGGDVLGKTVVFAKNQRHAEFIEERFDANFPEQRGKLARVITYVAGPYAQTLIDDFSTPGKSPHVAISVDMLDTRIDVPDVVNLVFFKPVHSHTKFWQMVGRGTRLRRDLYGPGDDKREFVIFDVCGNIDFFNEELPPASSSRSVSLSERTFLLRARPLAALHGAASPESASLRAGIAGRLQAAVAGMNRDNFLVRKHLRAVERFGSADAWDSSSDDLDAAAELAGLPAANEQDPDEAAKRFDALVLDAQVAVAAGEPVPSAPATRIIAIAQALGDQRSIPAISAQSALLDAIVDPAWWERVDVVMLERVRVNLRTLARLIGRESQAIVYTNFKDTLDPSREVALSRVVPGLNRRAFREKLYGFLANRSDVALHKLRTGRALTEVDLEQLEDVLTSAAGMDAGQLDDEAAGAGGLGRLIRSIVGMDRSAIEEALADFVSTPGFTHRQHAFVDLVVQQLTIAGQLDPRRLYDDPFDGVAPEGPDEIFSDAQITDLIQRLRRSDESAQPRESARA comes from the coding sequence GTGGGGAACTTCGACTTCGTCCGGGATCGCTGGCCGAAAGTCTGGGACGCCGCATCCCGCGCTGAGTCGTACCTGCGCAGCGACCCCCGCGCGTCGGCGACCTATGCGCGACGTGCCGGCGAGATGTTCACCGAGTGGATCTACGCCGCAAAAGCTCTCCCGCGGCCGTACGACGGCTCTTTCGCGAACCTGACGGCGCAGCAGCCTTTCCGCGATGCGGTCGGCGCGAATGTCGACGGCAGCCTGCGGCTCGTACGACAGATCGGCAACGATGCGGTGCACAAGGAGCAGGAGATGCCGCTCGGACGCGCGCGCGGCTCCCTCGAGCAGCTGCACCCGATCTGCCGCTGGCTCGACCACTGCTACGGCGACGCGGGCGCGGGCACCCCCGCTCCTTTCGATTTCGCGCTGGTGCCGCCTGCGCCCGCCACCGTGATCCGGCAGACTCGCGCCGACCTCGAGCGGGCCCAGGTCGAGTTCGAGGACGCACGCCGCGCCCTCGCCGAAGAGAGGGAGCGCAACGGGGCGCTGAAGCATGAGCTCCAGGAGCTGCGCGAGGCCGCCGAGGCGGCGAAGGCCGAGAACGCCCGAGCGAACGCCGAGCTCGGCATTCCGGATCCGACGCTGGCGACCGAGGCCGAGACGCGCCGCGATCTCATCGATCTTCACCCCAACGAGGCGGGCTGGGCGCTCACCGACCCGAGAGCGCGCGAATGGCCGGTGCAGGGCATCCCCAGCCCTTCCGGCGGCGGCAAGGTCGACTATGTGCTGTGGGGCGACAACGGCAAGCCGCTCGCGGTCGTCGAGGCCAAACGCACGACGAAGAGCGCGAAGGAAGGCCGGTTGCAGGCCGAAATTTACGCTGACGCGCTGGAGCGAGACTTCGGTCAGCGCCCGCTGATCTACTTCACGAATGGCTACGAGACCTGGCTCTGGGACGATCGCCGTTACCCGCCGCGCCGGGTTGCCGGGTACATGACCAAGGATCAGCTCGCACTCGCGATCCAGCGGCGGCAGTCCCTCAAGCCGCTCGCCACGGCGACAATCGACCGCACGATCGTGGAGCGCCCGTACCAACTGCGGGCCATCCGCGCCGTCACCGAAGCCTTCGAGAAGGAGCGTCGGCGTGCGCTGCTCGTCATGGCGACGGGAACTGGGAAGACGCGCACGGTGATTGCGCTCATCGACGTGCTCCAGAAGGCCAACTGGGTGAAGCGGGTGCTGTTCCTCGCCGACCGAACAGCCCTGGTCAATCAGGCCGTGCGTGCGTTCAAGTCCCACCTTCCCGACAGCGCCCCGGTCAACCTCGTCACCGATCGCGACAGCGAGGGCCGCGTCTTCGTCTCCACCTACCAGACGGTGATGGGACTCATCGACGCCGGCCAAGACGCGCTGCGCCGCTTCGGCCCGGGCTACTTCGACATGATCGTCGTCGACGAAGCGCACCGGTCGATCTACAACCGCTACGGCGAGATCTTCGACTACTTCGACGCACTGGTCGTCGGCCTCACCGCGACGCCCCGCGCCGACGTCGACCACAACACCTACCGGCTCTTCGAACTCGATGACGGTGTCCCGACGGACGCCTTCGAGCTCGACGACGCGATCGCCGGCGGCTACCTCGTGCCGCCCGTGGCACGCCCGGTCGATCTCGGGTTCATGACACGCGGCATCCGCTACGCCGATCTGTCCGACGCGGAACGCGAGCGTTGGGACGAGCTGGAGTGGCAGGACGGCGAGATCCCCGACGCCATCGATGCGGCCGCGATGAACCGATGGCTGTTCAACGAAGACACCGTCGACAAGGTGCTTGAGGTGCTCGTCTCGGAGGGTCGCCGGGTTGCGGGCGGCGACGTGCTCGGCAAGACGGTCGTCTTCGCCAAGAATCAGCGGCACGCAGAGTTCATCGAGGAACGGTTCGACGCGAACTTCCCCGAGCAGCGCGGGAAGCTCGCGCGGGTGATCACGTACGTGGCGGGGCCGTACGCGCAGACGCTCATCGACGATTTCTCCACGCCCGGGAAGAGCCCGCACGTCGCGATTTCGGTCGACATGCTCGACACGCGCATCGACGTCCCTGACGTCGTCAATCTCGTCTTCTTCAAGCCGGTGCACTCGCACACGAAGTTCTGGCAGATGGTCGGACGCGGCACGCGCCTGCGCCGCGATCTGTACGGGCCCGGCGACGACAAGCGCGAATTCGTCATCTTCGACGTGTGCGGCAACATCGACTTCTTCAACGAGGAGCTACCGCCGGCATCCTCTTCGCGCTCCGTGTCGCTCTCGGAACGCACGTTCCTGCTGCGTGCGCGCCCGCTCGCCGCACTGCACGGGGCCGCGTCACCGGAATCCGCGTCGCTGCGCGCAGGGATCGCCGGACGGCTGCAAGCGGCTGTGGCCGGAATGAACCGCGACAACTTCCTCGTGCGCAAGCATCTTCGCGCCGTGGAGCGGTTCGGCAGCGCCGACGCGTGGGACTCCTCCTCCGATGACCTCGACGCCGCGGCGGAGCTTGCCGGGCTGCCGGCGGCGAACGAGCAGGACCCCGATGAGGCAGCCAAGCGATTCGACGCGCTCGTACTCGACGCTCAGGTCGCCGTTGCTGCGGGCGAACCGGTCCCCTCCGCGCCGGCCACCCGCATCATCGCAATCGCGCAGGCGCTGGGCGATCAGCGCAGCATCCCGGCAATCTCCGCACAGTCGGCGCTGCTGGACGCTATCGTCGATCCCGCCTGGTGGGAGCGGGTCGACGTCGTGATGCTCGAGCGGGTTCGCGTGAACCTACGCACTCTCGCGCGGCTCATCGGGCGCGAGTCGCAGGCTATCGTCTATACCAATTTCAAGGACACGCTCGACCCCTCGCGCGAGGTCGCGCTCAGCCGGGTGGTGCCGGGTCTGAACCGGCGGGCTTTCCGCGAGAAGCTGTACGGATTCCTCGCGAACCGCTCCGACGTCGCGCTGCACAAGCTGCGCACCGGGCGGGCCCTCACCGAGGTAGACCTCGAGCAACTCGAAGACGTTCTCACCTCTGCGGCCGGCATGGATGCCGGCCAGCTCGACGACGAAGCCGCCGGCGCGGGGGGACTCGGACGTCTCATCCGCTCGATCGTCGGCATGGACCGGTCCGCCATCGAAGAAGCGCTCGCCGACTTCGTCTCAACCCCCGGATTCACCCACCGCCAGCACGCCTTCGTCGATCTCGTGGTGCAGCAGCTCACGATCGCGGGCCAGCTCGACCCTCGCCGGCTCTACGACGACCCGTTCGACGGCGTCGCACCGGAAGGACCCGACGAGATCTTCAGCGACGCGCAGATCACCGATCTGATTCAGCGGTTACGGCGCAGCGACGAGTCGGCGCAGCCGCGGGAGTCGGCGCGTGCGTGA
- a CDS encoding leucine zipper domain-containing protein: MLKIRVRQLTVTASATESGVSRHYLHELLARYRVEGITGLEPRSRAPANSPQQVSERVRQRIVTLWAALLAEGLDAGPVTIPWHLLGEGV, translated from the coding sequence GTGTTGAAGATCAGGGTGAGACAGCTCACTGTCACCGCGTCGGCGACCGAGTCCGGGGTGAGCAGGCACTACCTGCACGAGCTCCTCGCCCGCTACCGGGTGGAAGGTATCACCGGGCTCGAGCCTCGGTCCCGCGCCCCGGCAAATTCACCGCAACAGGTCTCCGAACGGGTACGGCAACGCATCGTCACGCTGTGGGCCGCGTTGCTGGCCGAAGGACTGGATGCGGGACCGGTAACGATCCCCTGGCACCTGCTTGGCGAGGGCGTGTAA
- a CDS encoding NaeI family type II restriction endonuclease: MRKTAVLAGGICAPDERPGHAARAHVTEDACDDLELQKVSAWLMSRPLSMHFTRAVDDAVRYVLDGARTGRFDLLSPEVDSDERASVGTKLQYRVLNELGLYKEPPLDTRILHVPVELKATIRSNWMIPTEGQCQISILIQVDTAMRRHRAFLMRTHRAWLNEGANKDGKRGIAAEALRRFSIPLVAWTPLPAEPLARLTPEQLAVVFAPRVGQTARLTALFGFLPDTVIPRSSIETVCFGNKDPLRRARQAKDAVRSTSGLEVLVGTWVQDQIRAEKLGFDLKDGAWMATSATGIVASIGSTPLHPGIW; the protein is encoded by the coding sequence GTGAGGAAAACTGCGGTGCTGGCGGGCGGAATCTGCGCGCCAGACGAGCGACCCGGTCACGCCGCCAGGGCTCATGTGACCGAGGACGCGTGTGACGACCTCGAACTGCAGAAAGTAAGCGCATGGCTTATGTCACGCCCGCTATCAATGCACTTCACCCGCGCCGTTGATGACGCTGTCCGGTATGTTCTCGACGGTGCTAGAACCGGACGGTTCGACCTGCTTAGCCCTGAAGTCGACTCGGATGAACGCGCATCCGTGGGAACGAAGCTCCAGTACCGGGTACTCAACGAACTTGGTCTATACAAGGAGCCCCCGCTGGACACGCGGATACTCCATGTCCCGGTGGAACTCAAAGCGACGATTCGATCAAATTGGATGATCCCTACCGAAGGGCAGTGCCAAATCAGCATCCTCATCCAGGTCGACACAGCGATGCGACGCCACCGCGCCTTCCTAATGCGTACCCATCGAGCTTGGCTGAACGAAGGGGCGAACAAGGACGGAAAACGCGGCATCGCTGCTGAGGCGCTTAGACGTTTCTCAATCCCGCTGGTTGCTTGGACTCCACTGCCCGCCGAGCCGTTAGCCCGGCTTACGCCAGAGCAGCTTGCTGTCGTCTTCGCGCCGAGGGTTGGGCAGACTGCACGGCTCACCGCGTTGTTCGGTTTCCTCCCCGACACGGTGATCCCGAGATCCTCGATCGAGACGGTTTGCTTCGGGAATAAGGACCCGTTGCGTCGAGCAAGACAGGCAAAAGATGCGGTCCGCTCGACCTCGGGCCTGGAGGTTCTGGTCGGGACGTGGGTGCAAGACCAGATACGAGCAGAGAAGCTCGGCTTCGACCTCAAGGACGGGGCGTGGATGGCGACGAGCGCGACTGGAATCGTCGCATCGATCGGATCGACGCCTCTTCATCCCGGCATCTGGTGA
- a CDS encoding NgoMIV family type II restriction endonuclease gives MLALRVRTNFSHANFLILCVASVHLAQWVTVPARFAAQLCGYRRHGTPNTSDNNDSQSKELGHALFEQLGVIAGQVGPTDPGTALEEATRLDLATRRPDLSIRRSRSVAEFSQYRHLAVLPSFSKTYKPVSRAMDELQELANRLPKSAEATKLKSALRRKVAQYAKQDVLTRQMLLEMPEEAILKVDLTVGGAGANDDIHMYAGVSAKWSLRTDRAQDCISQGSRLATQRRGAMPHFAVLTMEPRPAMLRILADGSGAIDCVYHLDLPALTRAIEEVASTKPSRWSPKRTFDRLIQQGRIRDYDELVRTVQRVPKTELLAESDSAPSPAGADPDV, from the coding sequence ATGCTCGCGCTGCGCGTTCGAACAAACTTTAGCCACGCGAACTTTCTGATTCTTTGCGTCGCCTCCGTCCATCTGGCACAGTGGGTCACTGTGCCAGCCCGCTTCGCAGCCCAACTGTGTGGTTACCGAAGGCACGGGACGCCGAATACATCGGATAACAACGATTCGCAGTCCAAGGAGCTTGGTCACGCGCTTTTCGAGCAGCTGGGTGTGATCGCCGGCCAGGTTGGTCCCACCGACCCAGGCACCGCGCTGGAGGAAGCTACGCGGCTCGACCTCGCGACACGACGGCCCGACTTATCTATTCGACGATCCCGGTCAGTCGCCGAATTCTCGCAATACCGTCACCTCGCCGTGCTTCCCAGCTTCAGCAAGACGTACAAGCCGGTCTCGAGAGCGATGGATGAGCTTCAGGAACTCGCTAATCGCCTGCCCAAGTCGGCGGAGGCCACGAAGCTTAAGTCCGCGCTTCGGCGCAAGGTCGCGCAATATGCGAAGCAGGATGTGCTTACGCGGCAGATGCTCTTGGAGATGCCTGAGGAAGCAATCCTCAAGGTCGACCTCACAGTCGGTGGAGCCGGGGCGAACGACGACATTCACATGTACGCGGGGGTGTCCGCAAAATGGTCCCTGCGAACCGATCGTGCGCAGGATTGCATCTCGCAAGGATCTAGGTTGGCAACTCAACGGCGTGGCGCTATGCCCCACTTCGCGGTTCTGACGATGGAGCCCCGGCCCGCCATGCTGCGGATCTTGGCGGATGGGTCGGGAGCGATCGACTGTGTCTACCACCTTGATCTTCCAGCGTTGACCCGCGCCATCGAGGAGGTTGCCTCGACGAAGCCCAGCAGGTGGTCTCCGAAACGCACGTTCGACCGGCTCATTCAGCAGGGCCGGATTCGTGACTACGACGAGCTCGTCAGGACGGTTCAGCGCGTTCCGAAGACTGAACTGCTGGCCGAGTCCGATTCTGCCCCCAGTCCGGCGGGGGCGGACCCCGATGTCTGA
- a CDS encoding DNA cytosine methyltransferase, with the protein MTKNLRMIDLFAGCGGMTVGFASEGFRSVLAVEWDKAAAATYAANFGEKHVIAGDIASVPDEAIPETDIIIGGPPCQGFSNLGLKDIKDPRNQLWREFMRFVEHSRPKVFVIENVDRFAKSPEFAMLLAEADHGALAEYELQHAVLNAADYGVAQRRKRTIVIGSRIGRIDLPAPTHAKDAGENSDLLPWRTVKDVIGTLPPHPESTDLPNSRSAFFGEEMPGVFRGLDLHIRRTPTSKSLDRYSFVPPGGGRFDLPDELLPNCWARKPTGTTDVMGRLRWDMPSVTIRTEFFKPEKGQYLHPQWEAGEWVEAYGKHRSDPVRSVDRVISHYEASLIQDFPADYRWVGTKIQIARQIGNAVPSGLARAIARQIKPRLAPQTVERAERELAFA; encoded by the coding sequence ATGACGAAGAACCTCCGCATGATTGACCTGTTCGCTGGCTGCGGGGGCATGACGGTCGGCTTCGCGAGCGAGGGGTTCCGCTCCGTGCTGGCTGTGGAGTGGGACAAGGCGGCCGCAGCGACGTATGCGGCAAACTTCGGCGAGAAGCATGTAATCGCGGGGGACATCGCAAGCGTTCCGGACGAAGCGATCCCGGAGACAGACATCATCATCGGAGGGCCGCCCTGCCAAGGGTTCTCTAACCTCGGGCTGAAGGACATCAAGGATCCGCGCAACCAGCTGTGGCGCGAGTTCATGCGCTTCGTCGAGCACTCTCGCCCGAAGGTCTTCGTCATTGAAAACGTCGACCGGTTCGCTAAATCGCCGGAGTTTGCCATGCTCCTTGCGGAAGCGGACCACGGAGCTCTGGCCGAGTATGAGCTCCAACACGCCGTGCTGAACGCCGCCGACTACGGAGTCGCACAGCGCCGCAAGAGGACGATCGTCATAGGTTCACGGATCGGACGAATCGACTTGCCTGCACCTACGCACGCGAAGGATGCTGGCGAAAACTCGGACCTTCTTCCATGGAGAACGGTGAAGGACGTGATCGGCACCCTCCCTCCGCACCCGGAGAGCACGGATCTCCCGAACAGCCGATCTGCCTTCTTCGGGGAGGAGATGCCCGGCGTATTCCGCGGACTCGATTTGCACATCCGCCGAACACCGACGAGCAAGAGCCTGGATCGTTATAGCTTTGTCCCGCCCGGCGGAGGTCGTTTCGATTTGCCCGATGAGCTGCTGCCGAACTGCTGGGCGAGGAAGCCGACCGGAACGACGGACGTGATGGGGCGCCTTCGATGGGATATGCCGTCCGTCACGATCCGGACGGAGTTCTTCAAACCTGAGAAGGGGCAGTACCTGCACCCGCAATGGGAGGCCGGTGAGTGGGTGGAGGCGTATGGGAAGCACCGCAGCGACCCGGTGCGGTCGGTTGATCGCGTGATCAGCCACTACGAGGCGTCGCTCATCCAGGACTTTCCCGCCGACTATCGATGGGTCGGCACGAAGATACAGATTGCCCGCCAGATCGGGAATGCTGTTCCTTCAGGCCTTGCGCGCGCCATCGCGAGGCAAATCAAGCCGCGCCTTGCACCTCAGACGGTCGAGAGGGCTGAGAGGGAGCTGGCTTTCGCCTAG
- a CDS encoding very short patch repair endonuclease has translation MSTLTIACIFVESNLLWEKEAPRMWDSGSNAQASSGVSWASTPSSRASMQSNRGRDTSPEILVRRHLHALGLRYRVSVRPVANLRRTADIVFTRARVAVFIDGCFWHGCPEHYQAPARNGEFWLTKRLRNRERDDETNQVLRGNGWHVLRIWEHEVRKDAAAVALKIAHEVRAR, from the coding sequence GTGTCGACGCTCACCATCGCCTGCATATTCGTCGAATCAAATCTACTGTGGGAGAAGGAGGCACCTCGGATGTGGGACAGCGGGTCGAACGCCCAAGCGTCGAGCGGCGTGTCATGGGCGAGCACGCCCAGTAGTCGCGCTTCGATGCAGTCGAACCGCGGCCGCGACACGTCGCCAGAGATCCTGGTTCGGCGGCATCTGCATGCGCTCGGGCTCCGCTACCGCGTGTCAGTCCGTCCTGTTGCGAATCTACGACGCACCGCCGACATCGTCTTCACCCGGGCGCGCGTCGCAGTTTTCATCGACGGCTGCTTTTGGCACGGATGCCCCGAGCACTATCAGGCTCCCGCTCGAAACGGCGAGTTTTGGCTCACGAAGCGGCTGCGCAATCGCGAGCGGGACGACGAGACGAATCAGGTGCTGCGCGGTAACGGCTGGCATGTCTTGCGGATCTGGGAACACGAGGTCCGGAAGGACGCGGCAGCGGTCGCCCTGAAGATCGCTCACGAGGTGCGTGCTAGATAG
- a CDS encoding AAA family ATPase — protein sequence MLVVAASLNAASVASREVGAAASSLHALLFDHGYRWGADSAGAEVRTRLSRGDADQTTGMIYDAPTKLVLYNGDRIVVDEAGMVDLRTAAVLVDFALERSFGVAMVGDPYQALPVVHAGAMATAVRYATASVELDTVHGSALPNTPRSRCACATPATATML from the coding sequence ATGCTGGTGGTCGCGGCGAGCCTGAATGCAGCATCGGTCGCCTCGCGTGAAGTTGGCGCCGCGGCCTCGAGCCTGCACGCGTTGCTCTTCGACCACGGGTACCGCTGGGGCGCTGACTCAGCTGGAGCGGAGGTGCGGACGCGTCTGTCTCGTGGCGACGCCGACCAGACGACGGGGATGATCTACGACGCGCCGACCAAGCTCGTCCTCTACAACGGCGATCGGATCGTCGTAGACGAGGCCGGCATGGTCGACCTCCGGACCGCGGCCGTCCTCGTCGATTTCGCCCTCGAGCGCAGTTTCGGTGTGGCGATGGTAGGAGATCCGTATCAGGCCCTCCCGGTGGTGCACGCAGGAGCGATGGCAACCGCAGTCCGATACGCGACAGCATCCGTCGAACTCGACACCGTGCACGGTTCAGCGCTCCCGAATACTCCGCGCTCACGCTGCGCCTGCGCAACCCCCGCGACCGCGACGATGCTCTGA
- a CDS encoding Ltp family lipoprotein: MSENSNNTETHVETPNGQPPAGWYPDPQNPESGKRYWDGAAWTEHASVRDASGALVHPPVPPAAEASEAGAVAVSTKRGLSSLRWWQWGLIALGALVLSSIISTAISGSGSADDASAERPVAVAEEDEAEELVDEEPEDTTVVVPDVVGTPVAEARVAVEAAGFVFVVDAGVGEDWVILSQGPIGSLGAEPGTEVTVAAGAPKPVYTLAQQNAIRKAQSYLELTGFSRAGLIGQLEYEGFSTEEATFGADNAGADWNAEAAEKAASYLELSSFSRQSLYDQLAYEEFTDAEIQFALAAVGY; this comes from the coding sequence ATGTCCGAGAACAGCAACAACACCGAGACGCACGTCGAGACCCCGAACGGGCAGCCGCCGGCGGGCTGGTACCCCGATCCGCAGAATCCTGAGAGCGGCAAGCGCTACTGGGACGGAGCAGCGTGGACCGAGCACGCGTCGGTGCGCGACGCTTCCGGCGCGCTCGTGCATCCGCCGGTTCCGCCTGCGGCCGAAGCCTCCGAGGCCGGCGCAGTGGCCGTCTCCACGAAGCGGGGGCTGTCGAGCCTCAGATGGTGGCAGTGGGGCCTCATCGCGCTGGGCGCGCTCGTGCTGAGCAGCATCATCTCCACCGCTATCAGCGGCAGCGGTTCCGCCGACGATGCGTCTGCCGAAAGGCCGGTGGCCGTCGCAGAGGAGGACGAGGCAGAGGAGCTCGTCGATGAAGAGCCGGAGGACACCACCGTCGTCGTGCCTGATGTCGTCGGGACGCCGGTGGCCGAGGCGCGGGTCGCCGTCGAGGCCGCCGGGTTCGTCTTCGTAGTGGATGCCGGTGTGGGCGAGGACTGGGTGATCCTCTCCCAGGGTCCTATCGGTTCCCTCGGGGCGGAGCCGGGCACCGAGGTAACGGTGGCCGCCGGGGCGCCGAAGCCGGTCTACACGCTGGCGCAGCAGAACGCGATCCGGAAGGCGCAGTCGTACCTGGAACTCACCGGGTTCTCGCGCGCCGGACTCATCGGCCAGCTGGAGTACGAGGGTTTCTCGACGGAGGAAGCCACCTTCGGCGCCGACAACGCCGGCGCCGACTGGAACGCCGAGGCGGCTGAGAAGGCTGCGAGCTACCTCGAACTCTCGTCCTTCTCGCGGCAGTCGCTCTACGACCAGCTCGCGTACGAGGAGTTCACCGACGCGGAGATCCAATTCGCCCTCGCGGCGGTGGGCTACTGA